TGAAATTCCATCCTGATAGGTAGTTGTGCCATTATCTCCACCATTTCTGATAATAGTTCCTGCGGTAGTAAGAGTAGCAGAAACTGGAAGGGACTGAAACAAAACCAATAACAAAAAAATCCATTTTATTAAACCTGTATTCACCATATTCGTCATTCACAATTCAATAACCTCTATTCTTGCTTATACATATCCGCCATCCATTTACCTTCATGACCCGGGTTAGGGATAACACTTTGAGTTCTGGGGTCAACGACAAAGTCAATGGCTTCTAAAAATAAATAGCCAATCAATGGTGGTGTAGTATCATCATTTTCCATCACTTCCATAACAAAACTCCGGTCTTTTAATTCAATTTCCGCACCTTTAAATATCCTACGAGTTGCTGGTCCATTAGCTGTTTTGATAGGGATGGTATTATGAAATTGCAAGCCTAACCTTTCTATATCTACTTTATTGATAGAGACATAAGTTGCACCTGTATCTACAATCGCCTCAATCTCTATAGTGCGAATCTGACTGCCCGGGATTAAACTTTCACTTGCCTTAACTACATCCCCATAATTCCTTATTATTATCTTCTCACTTATTCGTCCCATTCTTCTTTTCCTATTTGGGTCTTTTACGAACGATATTTGGTAACCGTTCAGCCACAGAGGCACAGAGTTCACAGAGAATTAAGGAAATTAGCCACAAATGGACACGAATTAACCTCTGACATCCCATAAATGTAGTGCGAACCTTATGGTTTTTGCAAAATTAACTTCCACTTTTCTGGAATACCATAAAATAAATTAAAAATCAAACATCAAAATGTAAAATTACAAATCAAAAATCAAAATATTCTCCAGCTACTTTGTTAATTTACAAGTATTTTTGCATTTTGCATTGTAATTTTGATATTTGCATTTTGATATTTACATTAAAGTTCTTCTTGCTATCGCTCTCCCCAAAAGAGGAACCTATTTATGAAAAAATCATTAGGTTCGCTTTCCTGCTTGCCAGAAGCGCGGCTAAAGCCTCGCACTACAAATCTTTTTGTGCATTCCTGTTTATTCGTCGTTATATA
This portion of the bacterium genome encodes:
- a CDS encoding retropepsin-like aspartic protease, producing MGRISEKIIIRNYGDVVKASESLIPGSQIRTIEIEAIVDTGATYVSINKVDIERLGLQFHNTIPIKTANGPATRRIFKGAEIELKDRSFVMEVMENDDTTPPLIGYLFLEAIDFVVDPRTQSVIPNPGHEGKWMADMYKQE